The following DNA comes from Triticum aestivum cultivar Chinese Spring chromosome 3D, IWGSC CS RefSeq v2.1, whole genome shotgun sequence.
ATTTTTCTATTTGCATAGCTCATCAGAATTGCTGGAAGCCGCAGCACGTAAGAATGGAAGATTTCGCATATTTGGCTTTTGAAAAAAGGCACCGACCACAGGTATGCACGTGCGACCAATTTCCCATAGCACTCCTATTTGACCGATCCATGACTGAAGATACATTCCTTGGGATTTTCGATTTCCCTGCCTATGATCTGACTGTCTGCGAGTACCTTGTTAGTTTGTTCGATTGGAAATTCACTTTAAAAAACTGCTCGTGTTCATTCTGAATTATTATCGTTAAATTTGAATGGGAAATAGTACTTTTCGGGCAAAGCAACTTTCGTACTGTCGATGATAAACGTGCGCTCCGTGAATGTCACCACCTTTGTAGACTTAATATAATTATATTATATTACTGTTCTGATCTGTTTATTATTTTCACATCTTATGCAGAAAAAGAGCAAAGATTCGGTCAGCAAGCGCGCGCTCTCTctccgtccagaattacttgtTGCGGAAATGAATATATCTAGACATATTTTTAATTtaagatacatccatttttattcatttctGCGATAACCATTTTGGGACGAAGAGAGCATAAAATACGTTATCACATACACATGGTTTCTTTTACAAATTGACAAGTTTAATAGTTTGTTTTTTAGAATACGACTTTAATAGGTTGATACAATCATACAAATGTTGTTTTAGTTGGCTGATGTGGATGTCCTCATTTTCCTCTTGGCGTTGAAGTTGTGATGTTTCTCCCCGCAAGCCAATTTTATTGGGCCAGATGCTTGTGCCTACCAATGACTGTTTGCGCCAAAGGTTGAACTAATTTTTAGTACTACTGTAGAAAACACCTTGAGTCTTTCAAATTATTTTGTACGGAACCATCAAGTTTTTTTTCCACATGGAGTATTGGACTTTCTTATAGTATTGTTTGCTTATGCAAGCATGCACTTTTGGCTTAGGAAAAACGAGGGAATTGCACAAACCACCACCAATTGGGGCTAGTGTGCACAAAACACCTACTATACAGGTTTGTTGCGAGAAACACTGTATATTGGTGTAATACATTGCAGATAGGTCTAATATAGTGTTTAGATACATTTGCATAATTTCAGATAAATAGGTCCCGCCTGTAAGGGCAATTTCAACCGACCGATGCAAACGGACGTGGTTTTTATTCGCTTTTATGAGTTTGGGTCAGCCGAACAGACACGCGTGTCCGGTTTTTGATTTGGGTCATTTGATGTGCCCACTGTGGCTGACGCATTTGTCCGCGTGGTATTAAATAAACTAAATTgacacacaaaatatttaaatttaaatcatgcaaattaataaaacataattaaacattaaaACCGCCGGCCGGTCATGGAGAGCTCGAGTGCCTCCTCTAGACCAGGCGTGTGAGACTAGTCATATTATTCTGTGATGGTTGTATTGGCCATATGACGACTACTTTGCTGTAGTGTCCACATAGCAACTACTTGGATGCTAAAATCTAATGGCAACAATATCTATCATGTTTTTGGTGATGTTGCTCACATGCTGAACTTGTTTCATTCAAATTTCGGTTCAAAATCTAACAATTTTAGAAAATTTGAAAAAAGAACATTCAGTAAATTTCACATGTCTACAGTACCCTTCTGGGAAAGTTTTACCCATTTGGACCAATGGTTTGCTAGATGGTGGAAGTTTTAGTTTGCCCATACTATTTTTTGGTTCAAATTTTGACATTTTCAGAAAAATGAGAAACAAATCCAGTAAATACTCATGTATTCAATATTAATTTGGAAAAGTTTCGGCTCAATTGGACCACATGTTTGGGAGATAATACAGTCTAATATGTTGGCTGATGTGACCGGTTTTTCTTGCCACATGTACACTTACAAGCGGGACCCATCTGTCTGAAATTATGTTAATGTATCCAAACACTAGATTAGACTTAACTGCAAGTATTACACCAATATGTGGTGTTTTCTGCAACAAACCCGTATAGTAGGTGTTCTGTGCAACACTAGCCCCAATAACTGGTGGTTTGTGCAATTCCCTCTAGGGAAAACAATGAACTTCTGGATCAGTGAGGGGGCACTAGGAAAATATTATCCAGTAGAATTTCAAAAGGAGAAGTTTTTCTGTATTAAATAAGTCCAATGCTTTTTTATATGATTAATTTCATTACGCCTAAATTAAACTTCCTACGGCCGCTTTGTCTAATTTTGTCAGTTTGGCTATTTTTGTCACTGCTTGAAATGTTGACCTTTTTTATAAAATCTTTTTGGATCTTTTTCTGACATAAATTATGAAGTAGGAGTATATACGAAGATACCATCACAACGATGCAGAGGCCAGGTCAACctcatttaaaaaaaatatataTCACTGCAATATAAATTACAAAGAAACACATACAAATATTTATACAATCAGTGAACAACCTTGTATAAATTCATTGATTTGAGATTTTGGTATTGAAACCCCTTTGAGAAAGGGTAAAAACATGCACCAAAAAGAGTCATAATGTCTTCAGTTTGGGCAAAAACTTCCTAAATTTTTTGTCTGAAAAACAATAGTCACAGAGACCGCCTACAGGTACTCTCATCATGTACTACGTTCCTAGTTAGAGAAGAAGAGGATTGCCATTTCAGCTATCCATCACAAGGAGCGGTTGATGAGGGCATGAGGCCACGCACGACGACCAAACCCAGGAAGAGCAGGTGATCCGCTTCCGGGGCCACCTTCAGCGTCAGCACGTCCTCCCCGAGCACCACCCCCGCTGCCGTCTGCTTCCGCGCGAcctccgccaccaccgcgccaTCCACGCCGCGTACTCTGTACTCCGACTTGCGGGCAGAGCACCCGTCGATCGTGTAGCACGTCCCCGCGCCGCCGTGCATCGCCACGGCGGCTCCGCCCTTCTCGGCCCGCCGCACGCTGAACCACggcgtcgcctcctcctcctggccgccgTTGTGGGCGCAGCGACAAACTTCCCACCTCCTGACCATCCCGAAGCCCTTGCGTCTGATCCTGATGAGGGCGTTCCCCTGACGGTCCATGAAGAAGACCTCGCGGCCGCCCCTGCACCCGTAGTTGTCGACGCGGAAGGCGACGGCGCCGTCGGGGCCGTACACCGTGCAGCCGTTGCCGTTGAAGACCAGCGACTTCATCCACACCGTGTACGCCTGCTGGCTCGGGTGATCGtcggaggacgacggtgaggccgcGGCAGTGAGAGGCTGGATCTTGGCCATGGACGAGAGAGATTGGTCTACTTTAACATTGAGATGAGATGAGCTAAGATGATTGGGATGATTGGCGTCAGTGGCTGGTTTGGCCTATTTATAGGTGCTTCTGCTTTGTTAACAAATGTGAGGGTGTCTGAATCATTAGCTTATGGCGCTGTACACGTCACTGGTTAGGATAGAATAGTGCTACACCGAAATTGTTTATGCTCCATCTAGTACTGCACTTGTCAGCATGCAGTTGCCGCCACGTTTATAGTGTGTTGTTTGTTTaggctaaaaccttttagcatgaTACAGCAATACGGAATAGCGATAGAGGTTAACAAAATTTTCAGAAATACTGCCTATATTTCTATTTACGA
Coding sequences within:
- the LOC123075363 gene encoding protein LURP-one-related 11-like — translated: MAKIQPLTAAASPSSSDDHPSQQAYTVWMKSLVFNGNGCTVYGPDGAVAFRVDNYGCRGGREVFFMDRQGNALIRIRRKGFGMVRRWEVCRCAHNGGQEEEATPWFSVRRAEKGGAAVAMHGGAGTCYTIDGCSARKSEYRVRGVDGAVVAEVARKQTAAGVVLGEDVLTLKVAPEADHLLFLGLVVVRGLMPSSTAPCDG